A region of the Desulfurobacterium atlanticum genome:
TAGGTAAAAGCACTCTTATAGAAGCCCTAACAAAAGGAGATGGTAGCACTATTGGTGATGGAAGAAAAGATTTTACAAAAACATTTAGAGCAAAAAATTTTGGTAGAAAAATATTTCTGCTTGATATGCCAGGTATTGAAGGAAATGAAGCTATAGTTTCTGAAGAGATTAAAAGGGCAGCTAAAAAATCTCATATTATCTTTATAGTAATTCCTGAAAATAAAGAACCAGAAGAAGGATTTCTTGAAAAAGTTAGAACATATATCGGGGATAGCACATTTGTATTTGGTATTATCAATTTAAGAGGAATTTTTCCTTTAAATGTTCTCGAGAAGAAAAAAAAGAACATTGAGATCGTAAAAAAACGTACTGAACAAAAATTAAAAGGAGAATTTGGTAAAGCTTTTAAAGAAATATTTATTGTTCATGGTTTATACGCTTTTTTTGCTATGAATAGTGGAATTCCTGAAAGCCAGAAATCCTCTTACGAGAGGGTTATGAAATTTGTCAAAAATGATAGAGAGAAGCTTAAGGAGTTTTCTGGAATAAACAAAGTAATAGAAACCATAGGAACATATAAAACTTTCTCAAACAATGTAATTTTATGGAGTAATATTTACAAGCTTTTCAAAAAAGAGAAAGAATTAATCATAAGTGTAAGAGAGGAGAGAACTCAGCTTAAAAAAACTATTGAGGATTTTCTGAAAGAAATAGAAAAACTTAAGAGAAAATTTGATTCACAAAGTGAATCTTTACTCAGCGATATAAACTCAGAAGTATTTTTCCGTTTAGACGAATTGAGAGATGAACTTGAGGAGCTTATATGTAACGCCATAGATGCTGGAAGGGATAAAGATGATTTAAATTCAGAGATAGAGGAAAAAATAGATCTCTGTATAGAGGAAATGGAGGAAAATATAGAATATTATCTTGACGATTTTATAGAGGATGTAAACAAAGATATTGAAAAATTGATTAAGAAATTAAAATTGAAGTTTAAAAGGATAAACCTGGGAACAGATATTGGAATTGATGTAGACTTTACAGAAGCATTTAATAGTCTTTCATTGTCTTTTAAGGAAGCAGCGCTTGGAGCATTAAGTATATTGGAAAGTATCGTTTCTATTTTAACAGGTCCGATAGGTGCAGTTATTGCTGGTATTTTTGGTTTGTTGAACACCTTCCTATCCTGGCTTTTTGGAGGAAATTCAAAGAAAAATGAAGCCAAGAGAAAAGCTATAAATGAAGTAAACAAAACTATCAGAAATATACGAAATAAGCTCAGGAGAAAAGTTAATGGTGAACTTAAAAAACTTAGAAGAGAGATTAACAAAGTTGAAAGAGAGATATTAAAAATAGAAAAACAGATAGAAAATAAAGTGGAGTATTGGGATATTCTAATTTCCTTACTTGTAGAACATTACATATCTTTATCAACGAATTTCTTTAAGACCATTACTCAATCTGTAGAGTTTGCTTACGTTGCTCCTGATTCAGGAAAGAATAAAGAACCTGTAGCTATTATTGTTGGAGGAGATATAGAAAAAATAGGATATTTTTGTAATAACATTGGAATTAAAGTCTACTTCAAAGATTCTATTGAAAGCGCACTTAAAACTCTAAAATCAAAGGATAAAAAATTATACAGCGAGATAAGAAGTTTAGTGGAAAAAGAATGTTTTTGATTTAGAGTAATTGATGGCATATATGTTTGTTATTTTAAAAGATTTTCTTCAGTGTTATTGTTTGTTTTACTGCTTTTTTATAATGTCTTGTAGAATTTTTCGTGGTTTCTTTTAAACCTTCTGGGATTGATGTTGTATGATATTTCCCAGGAGGTTGCTCCATTTTTTCAGCTTATACAAAATATGTTTAACGTTTGATGGAAATTTTTTATAAAATTATAAGGGAAGGGGGAAGGTATGAGAAACATTTTTGTTACAACTCATGGTGCATCTTTAACTAAAAGAAAATATGAGCTTATTGTTACTCTGAATTCCAAAAAACACACTATACCTTTTGGAAGTTTTTCAAACTTGTTTATAGTGGCAAATGTTAAAATTTCCACTCCTCTTATAAAAGCGTTAACTGAAAATAAAAAAAGTGTTTTCATACTTAAATCAAATGGCACTTTAACTTCAATGATACTTCCTCCTTTTTTGAATTCATCGGCAAGAAGAAGAGTTGCTCAATATAAAAAGTTTGAAGATGAAAGTATTAAAATATTTATGATTAAAGAACTTCTAAGAAGAAAGTCTCTTCTTACTCAATGGACGCTTGAGAAATTTTACGATTTTTCAGAAAAACACTATCTTGAAAAAAACATAATAAAAAGTTTTTACAGGTGCACTAAAGATTGGATAGAAAAATCTTCAAGCATTGCAGCACTCAGGGGGATAGACGGCTACATTATGAACACCCTTTACGATCATTTCGCTCAATCAATTTCAAAATTCTGGGAATTTGAAAAAAGAAGCTACAATCCACCTAAAAATGAAGTGAATAGTGTGCTTAGTCTTGTCTACACATACACATATTCCATACTTACTTCTATAATAATTTCTTATAATCTTGATCCTTACTGTGGATTTTTCCACGAAAAACATGGAAAACATGCAGTTCTCGCTTCTGATTTATTAGAACTACTAAGGCCTGGATTAATTTTTTTTGTAGCTGACATTCTAAACAGTAGATACATTGAAGCTACTGATTTTAAAAAGACACGAAAATCTATACTGATAAAGCAACCTGCATTAAAAGTAATTTCTAAGTTATACTCAGAAAAAGTATTAAATGGTTCCTTTTTCTATCCAGTTTCAGCATTTATTCATGAAATAATGTTAAGAGGATTGTAAAAAGGAGGAAAGTTGCTGTGAAATATCTTGTTGTTTACGACATTTCAGATGATAAAATACGTAATAAAGTTTCAACAAGGCTTAAAAAATTCGGTATGCGTGTTCAATATAGTGCTTTTGAAATAGAGATAAAGAAAACTGACTATATCAAGCTCTACAAAGAAATAGCTTCGATTATAGATAAAACAGACTCTGTGTTCTTTTTTCCATTATCATCCTATTCAGAAAGCTTAATATTAAAACTTGGACAGGTGAAAAGAGAGGAAGATGTAATATGAAATATAAATTTTCCAATAGGATAACAACTTACATAATAATTTATGACATTTTATCAGATGATGTTAGAGGGTGGGTTTCTCTGGCAAACCGTAGAAGGGCAAAAATTTCCAGAATTCTTTTAGAATACGGTATGAGAACTCAAAAAAGTGTATTTGAACTTGAAATAACTTCCAAAAAAGAGTTTTCCAGAATGATTAAAAGATTAGAGAAAACTATGAATAAACATGATAAAGTATACATCTATCCAATAGATTCTAAAAATAAAAAGAAGATAAAAAGATTGGGATATGAAATTGAAACAGATTTTTTCTTTTAAGTTTAAATTTCTACCTGCACAAAATTTCTGGAAACCAGAATATGAGAGTGTTTGAAAATTCTCATTTGTTTCTAAAAGGTATTGAGATTCTTCGGCTGCAAAGCAGCCTCAGAATGACGAAGAAAGTCATCCTGAGGGCAAAGCCCGAAGGATCTCTTAAAGTTCATAGCCATTTTTCAAACGGCCTCACCAGAATATTTGAATCTTTCTTTTTTGTGGTATAATTAAAAATATAGATTAGATCTTTTAAAACTGAATAGGTTGTTTATTCTAATTATCAAATGAACAGGATAGTCTAAAACACACTGTATTACAGTGAGCTTAATAAGTGGTGTTGAAATGCCCTTAGAACCGAAAGGGATTACGACTTATTTCCAATTTAATTTTGTTCATCTCACACCTCCTTAAGTTGAAATGCCCTTAGAACCGAAAGGGATTACGACTTGTAAATATACAGCATTTTCATAACAACCTCCTCTTGTTGAAATGCCCTTAGAACCGAAAGGGATTACGACTATAATATCACTTATATTTGACGCCTCAATCGAATTATGTTGAAATGCCCTTAGAACCGAAAGGGATTACGACTATAATATCACTTATATTTGACGCCTCAATCGAATTATGTTGAAATGCCCTTAGAACCGAAAGGGATTACGACTATAATATCACTTATATTTGACGCCTCAATCGAATTATGTTGAAATGCCCTTAGAACCGAAAGGGATTACGACAATATCTAGAAGTTTGTTATAACTAATATATGTTTTTAGTTGAAATGCCCTTAGAACCGAAAGGGATTACGACATTTAATATTATTTTAGTATCTTTCACTATATCCTTATATCCATGTTGAAATGCCCTTAGAACCGAAAGGGATTACGACTGTAATCAATACTTTCTAATTCATATGAACTAACTGTTGAAATGCCCTTAGAACCGAAAGGGATTACGACCCGCCAAATGGCGGCTGACTCTTCTTTCCAATTTTATTGTTGAAATGCCCTTAGAACCGAAAGGGATTACGACGATAATATTTCTAATGAAGTATCACCAACACGTTTCAATTCGTTGAAATGCCCTTAGAACCGAAAGGGATTACGACACGCATCCCTGGCCACCCCCTTTCACCGGTGGTGCAAACGACCGTTGAAATGCCCTTAGAACCGAAAGGGATTACGACCCGGGTTTATTTCCCGGCCTCTCTATCTTTGGAGATCCCCTCATGTTGAAATGCCCTTAGAACCGAAAGGGATTACGACTACAACATTTTCATGACTTACCACCTCCTATTTTATTTGTTGAAATGCCCTTAGAACCGAAAGGGATTACGACTTTAGCTAACATATTTATACTTGCATATAATGTTTTTGATAAATGTTGAAATGCCCTTAGAACCGAAAGGGATTACGACATTAAGTATCTTTGTTTATAGATCTTAAAGTATACTTCGTTGAAATGCCCTTAGAACCGAAAGGGATTACGACTAAATAATACCGAACTATCATTACCAACACTCTTTTTAACTGTTGAAATGCCCTTAGAACCGAAAGGGATTACGACCCTCAGAAGAGGGAGGGGGTTGATGCCCAGGGCATAGCCCTGGTTGAAATGCCCTTAGAACCGAAAGGGATTACGACTCGTATCCACCAGCAACGTACAATTTATTATCAAAGGACGTGTTGAAATGCCCTTAGAACCGAAAGGGATTACGACATACTCCGTTTCAGATAACTTTTGAGGGAACTGGACTAATACAAAGTTGAAATGCCCTTAGAACCGAAAGGGATTACGACCGATAAGGAGCATGAAGAGTTCAAACATATTACCTCCTGTTGAAATGCCCTTAGAACCGAAAGGGATTACGACAGGTAACTTCTCCGGTAACTGAATCATAATATACCTAGTTGAAATGCCCTTAGAACCGAAAGGGATTACGACTCTCATGTTTACCTCCTAAAAATAATAATTTATTTCAGTATAGTTGAAATGCCCTTAGAACCGAAAGGGATTACGACATTATATTCTAATATTGTTTGCATGAGCTTAAAGTGGTTGAAATGCCCTTAGAACCGAAAGGGATTACGACCAGGGTTCGGGATTCTTGATATGAAATAGATCCTCCTTGCGGAGTTGAAATGCCCTTAGAACCGAAAGGGATTACGACACCGCCAAATGGCGGTCAACCTTTCTTTCTAGTTTTACTAATGGTTGAAATGCCCTTAGAACCGAAAGGGATTACGACCAAAAATATTTTTTTATTGTATAGAGGAGGACGGGGATTAGTTGAAATGCCCTTAGAACCGAAAGGGATTACGACACACAACAAAAATAACTACTTCTATAAACATAATATATGTTGAAATGCCCTTAGAACCGAAAGGGATTACGACATATTTTGAGACTGAATAAATATTCAGAATATAATAACTATGAGTTGAAATGCCCTTAGAACCGAAAGGGATTACGACATATTATCATTTACATATAGATCTATAAGTCTATTATAAGTTGAAATGCCCTTAGAACCGAAAGGGATTACGACTTATTGGTGGGTATGTCTATTATCATGCCATCTTCTATTTTATGTTGAAATGCCCTTAGAACCGAAAGGGATTACGACATCCGATATCTTCAATTTCTTCAACAGTATACTGTTGAAATGCCCTTAGAACCGAAAGGGATTACGACTATCCCTCTATTCTTTTATAAAGATACAACATTTTCATGACTTTACGTTGAAATGCCCTTAGAACCGAAAGGGATTACGACATATTATCATTTACATATAGATCTATAAGTCTATTATAAGTTGAAATGCCCTTAGAACCGAAAGGGATTACGACAAGATGAATAGATATAATTTCATCAACGGAATTACCGAGTTGAAATGCCCTTAGAACCGAAAGGGATTACGACAATACTACGACGACCAGAGAGGAGAAAACTCTTCCTCGTTGAAATGCCCTTAGAACCGAAAGGGATTACGACCCCAGGGCATAACCCTGGGCCACTAGACTTGCTATATCAGTGTTGAAATGCCCTTAGAACCGAAAGGGATTACGACAAAGTTGCTATATCAGTAAGGACCTCTTGAATGAGGTCCTTAGTTGAAATGCCCTTAGAACCGAAAGGGATTACGACTTGGATGTATCTCATCTACATCTATAATAAATGGGATATTTTTTAAGTTGAAATGCCCTTAGAACCGAAAGGGATTACGACAATCCAAAATCAGTTAATTTATTTAGAAGAGATATATTAAGTTGAAATGCCCTTAGAACCGAAAGGGATTACGACATTTAGCATACTTTGGAAATATATCCATAGATAATCTAAATTTAAATGTTGAAATGCCCTTAGAACCGAAAGGGATTACGACAGTATGTATTCTCCCATTTTCTTATAAATATACAACATTTTGTTGAAATGCCCTTAGAACCGAAAGGGATTACGACTATCCTTATATCCATATAACATATCCTTTAAAAAGTTGAAATGCCCTTAGAACCGAAAGGGATTACGACGCTTCAGGTGCGTGTATTCGTGAAGCAGCACTTTTATGGAGTGTTGAAATGCCCTTAGAGCCGAAAGGGATTACGACCAGGGTGGCGGGTTACCACGATATCTGCCTTTGACACCGTGTTGAAACGCCCTTAGAACTGAAAGGGATTACGGCCAATTTTAAATTTTTATGTTAGGATATTTGTAAGTTGGAGTGGGAAGTTTTTTGATAAAAATTCTTGTTTTTTTAATATTATTCTATCTCTATATTCTCTATGCCAGGTTCAGGATCGGGATATTTCATATTAAGGGATTCAAGTTTTTTAACGATTATTTTTGCCACTATGTAGTTTCTAAACCATTTTTTGTTTGCAGGGATAATATACCAGGGAGCATAAAATGTGCTTGTTTCAGCGATTACTTCATTGTAAGCATTAATGTAGTCGTTCCAGTATTTTCTCTCTTCTATATCTTCTTTATGCAATTTCCAGCGCTTTTTTGGATTGTCCCGTCTTTCAATCAAACGCTTTTTCTGTTCATCTTTACTTATATGAAGATAGAATTTAAGAATAATTGTTCCTTCATCAAAAAGCAGTTTTTCAAAATTTCTGATATGTTCATAACGTTTTATCCAGATTTTTTCAGGGATAAGTTTATGAACTCTTGTTATAAGAACATCTTCATAATGGCTTCTGTTGAATATTACAATTTCTCCGTTTCCCGGAACTTCTTTATGCACTCTCCAGAGAAAGTCGTGGGCAAGCTCTGTTGCTGTTGGTGATTTGAAGTTTGCAACTCTTATTCCCTGAAGATGAACTTCTTTGAAAACATGTTTTATTGTTCCATCTTTTCCTGCTGTGTCCATTCCCTGAAGAACTATTAAAATTCTTCTCTTTCCCTCGGCGTAGAGAATATCCTGTAAGTCACAAAGTTTCTCTTTTAGCTTTGAGAACTCCTTTTCCACATCTTTTTTGTTTTTAAAATTCTCGGAAAAATTCGGGTCAATGTTGTTAAGGTCAAATGGAATTTCGGGGGTTACCATATAACGTTCAAACATCTATCTGACTCCGGTAAGAGGGATTGAAGGGTAGGCGTTTAAGGTAAATGGGTCCCCTATTTCTTCATCAAGTTTAAAAAGGTTGTATCCTGTAAAGGCTACCATCGCTCCGTTATCGGATGTATATTCCATATCAGGCAGATATACTGTTACTTTTTCTTTTTCTTCAAGTTCTGAAAGTTTTTCTCTTAAATAGCTGTTTGCAGATACACCTCCTGATACAGAGATACGTTTTATACCTGTTTCCTTTATAGCTTTTCTTAACTTTCCAACCACATAGTCTATTGCTGTTCTCTGAAAAGATGCTGCTATCTGCTCTTTAGGATGTCCTTTTTCAATAAGTCTTCTGACGGCTGTTTTAAGCCCGCTAAAACTCATAGAAACACCCTGAACCTGAGGTTTTGGAAGTTCAAGGTATTCTCCGCTATACTCTTTAAAAATTTTATCTATTACCGGTCCTCCTGGATATCCAAGTCCGAGCATTTTCGCAACTTTATCAAACGCTTCACCTATTGCATCATCAACAGTTTTTCCAATTACTGTATGGTTTTTGAAGTTTCTTGTGATGGTAAGAATTGTATGTCCTCCACTTACAACAAGAGCAATGAAGGGAAAATCTATTTTTTGTTTTTTTATGAAAGGTGAAAAGATGTGTGCTTCTATATGATGAACAGCTTTAAAAGGTATATATCTTGCAAAAGCAATTCCTTTTGCAAAGGTAAAGCCTACTAAAAGTGCAGGAAGTAATCCTGGTGTGTTTGTTACACATACAAGCTCAATATCTGAAACTTCAACATGTGCTTTTTCAAGGGCTGCAAGAAATACAGGTTCTATGTTTTTTAAATGTTCTCTTGCTGCTATTTCAGGAACCACACCACCGTATGGTTTATGTGCTTCATACTGGGATGAGATTATGTTGGATAGAACCTGCCCTTTATCTGTATCGTAAACAGCTACTGACGTATCATCACATGAAGTATCAATTCCTATCACTTTCATCTTTCTACCTTTTTAAGTATAACTATCTGGTTTTGTAGTGTTTTTACTGTAAGGTTAAACAGTTCTCTAAGTTTACCGTATTCTTTCACAGGAATTTCTGCCTTTTCAAGTTTCATTTTAAAAGACATTTCAATTTTACCATTTGGTAGCTGTTTCCACCAAAGATTTATACTGCCTACACTGTTTTTGTAAGAGAAATTTTCAGGGAGAAAATAGAGATTATAATCTTCAGGAAGTTTTATTGTAATTTTTGAATCTTTCATCATTTTATAACCGATTACATAAGGATGTGTTCTTTCTTTTGATGCCACAAGGGATATCAATCTTGAGTATGTTGGTGCAGGAGCGTGGAATAGCATAAGATGTTTTGTTCTTGTCGCAAATAATGGGCTGCTTCCGTCGGCAGAAATGTAAACATTTTTTTGTTAAGATTTTTGTAGTTTGATATTTTGAACTTTTCTACTTCAAATCCGGGAATTACAGAGGAGACAGTTCTTTCAATAAACTGCTTTTCGTCATAGGGAGTTGTAAAAGAGGATAGTATTGCCCTTTCTCTATGGGCATAAACGCCTGTATAGTTAAAAAGTAGATTGCCTTTCAGATTCCCAGAATTATCCACTGTAAAGTTACCGATGAACTCTTCTCTGTTACTTTCTGCAGGGTAAATTGGAGTTTCTTCTATAAAACCTTTTTGATTTTCCACATCAACAATAAGAACATGTCTTCCCTGGTCAGATGCTGGTAATTCTCCAAAAGGAACAGTATCTGAAGTTGTGTCAAGATACAGCCATTTTCCATTGAGCTTTATGGCTGCTATTTCGTGGTTAAATGCTGTTGGAGTTGGCATATCCACATCCATATCAGGTACTCCCTGAGTGGGGATAAGGACAGGATATCCTTTTATTCCTATCACTTTAAGCATGGCTATAAGTAGTGTTGCATGGTCTTTACAATCTCCGTAACGGTTTTTAAGAACAGAAGATGCTGTGTGGGGTTTGTATCCGTTTATGCCGAACTCAAGCCCTACGTATCTTATGTTTTGAGCTACAAAGTTATAAATGGCTTTTATCTGTTCTAATTTACCCTTTTTACCTTTAATCACTTTAAGAGTGGTTTCTTTTACATAATTATCAGGTTCAACTGCTTCTCTTGCAAGCTCTGAATACCATCTGGCAACCTGATTCCAGGAAGATAAAGAAGTTACAGCAATCTTTTTTGCCAGTTCACCTACAGGAGGCATTGAAGGTTCTTCTTTAATGGGTGGAATGTTATGTAGCTCGTAGAAATACTCTATTCTTCCTGCTTTTCTTTTTATCACAGGTTTTTTATAAAAGTTATACTCTTTTATTTTTATTTTTTTGTCAGCAGGTACAGAAAGCTTGAATGTTGCATGTTCTACAGGATAAACTGATTGGAAGAAGTTTGTTGTCCAGAACTGGTTTTTCATATACGGTTTTACAGTTTCTACTTTGAAAGCGTATTTTAAAATTACTCCTGGTTTTACTGCAGGCATGGAAATTGTTTGATATCTCAGATCTGAATAGATAGGTGCCATTGCCTGAAAGGGTGGATATACTATGTTGAAAGCATTTTTTTGAGGTTTAACCGTTCTTCCATCTGGCAGGACGGTGTATGCGTAAAGTATTTCAACTTTCTGGTGTTCGTGAGAAAACGGAATTACAATTTCTCCAAATTCCTTAACCCCTTCTCTGCTGAGAATTTTTATCTCTTTTTCTTCTATCCACTCTTTCCTTCCATCTGAATAACATTTAACTTTTACATTATCTTTTAATATTTTTGCTCCGTATGTGGATGCGTAAGTGTTTATTGCTACACAAAAGGCAAGAATTGCCAGTATCAAACTTTTCATCTGCTTCTCCCTGTTTGATAAGATTTTAAAATCAACTATACCAAATCGGGGTAATTATGAAACATAGAAAAGAGGAAATTTTCAGGAAGATTCCTTCTGTTAACAGGTTAATTACGCTTATTCCAGATGAGATTAAAGTAGAATATAAGCAAGGTTTTTTAACAGAAATAGCAAGAGAATCGCTTGATTTTTTAAGAAAAAAAATTCTGGCTGGAGAAGTGGAAGATTTTGATGATGACTTTCTAAAAGACTTATTTTTGAAATTTCTTGAAAAGAGAAAGATCTTTAATTTAAGGAGAGTTATCAATGCAACAGGTGTAATAATTCACACAAATCTTGGAAGGTCTCCAATATCTGAAAAAGTGGCTGAGCATATTGGAAATATAGTTACAGGATACAGTAATCTTGAAATAGACCTTGAAACGGGAAAAAGAGGATTAAGGTATCAAAACGTTGAGGAACTTCTGAAAAGGTTAACCGGGGCTGAAGCTGTCTGTATAGTAAATAACAACGCTGCAGCAGTTTTGCTTGTTCTTTCTTCACTTGCATCTGGTAAAGAAGTGATAGTCTCAAGAGGAGAACTGATTGAAATTGGAGGTTCTTTTAGAATTCCTGATGTTATGGAGCAAAGTGGTGCGGTTTTAAGAGAGGTCGGAACAACAAATAAGACAAAACTTAAAGACTATGAAGCAGCAATAACTGAAAATACCGCTCTTTTGATGAAAGTGCATACAAGTAATTACAGGATTTTAGGTTTTACAGAGTCTGTTTCTGGGAAAGAGCTTGTAGCTCTTGGAAAGAAATATGGAATTCCTGTGTATGAAGACCTTGGGAGTGGAAGTTTTGTAGATGTTAGAAAATTTGGACTTTCTTATGAGCCGACCGTTAATGACGTGCTTTCAGGTGGAGTTGATGTA
Encoded here:
- a CDS encoding GTPase; this encodes MTAREFIENSIQEFEKILEDFEERSGVILKRVASKTKRTKRKYIDKEDKIYKKIEKRIKDFYHNLSLLGKEMEFDTLNVAFFGETNVGKSTLIEALTKGDGSTIGDGRKDFTKTFRAKNFGRKIFLLDMPGIEGNEAIVSEEIKRAAKKSHIIFIVIPENKEPEEGFLEKVRTYIGDSTFVFGIINLRGIFPLNVLEKKKKNIEIVKKRTEQKLKGEFGKAFKEIFIVHGLYAFFAMNSGIPESQKSSYERVMKFVKNDREKLKEFSGINKVIETIGTYKTFSNNVILWSNIYKLFKKEKELIISVREERTQLKKTIEDFLKEIEKLKRKFDSQSESLLSDINSEVFFRLDELRDELEELICNAIDAGRDKDDLNSEIEEKIDLCIEEMEENIEYYLDDFIEDVNKDIEKLIKKLKLKFKRINLGTDIGIDVDFTEAFNSLSLSFKEAALGALSILESIVSILTGPIGAVIAGIFGLLNTFLSWLFGGNSKKNEAKRKAINEVNKTIRNIRNKLRRKVNGELKKLRREINKVEREILKIEKQIENKVEYWDILISLLVEHYISLSTNFFKTITQSVEFAYVAPDSGKNKEPVAIIVGGDIEKIGYFCNNIGIKVYFKDSIESALKTLKSKDKKLYSEIRSLVEKECF
- the cas1 gene encoding CRISPR-associated endonuclease Cas1 — translated: MRNIFVTTHGASLTKRKYELIVTLNSKKHTIPFGSFSNLFIVANVKISTPLIKALTENKKSVFILKSNGTLTSMILPPFLNSSARRRVAQYKKFEDESIKIFMIKELLRRKSLLTQWTLEKFYDFSEKHYLEKNIIKSFYRCTKDWIEKSSSIAALRGIDGYIMNTLYDHFAQSISKFWEFEKRSYNPPKNEVNSVLSLVYTYTYSILTSIIISYNLDPYCGFFHEKHGKHAVLASDLLELLRPGLIFFVADILNSRYIEATDFKKTRKSILIKQPALKVISKLYSEKVLNGSFFYPVSAFIHEIMLRGL
- the cas2 gene encoding CRISPR-associated endonuclease Cas2, encoding MKYLVVYDISDDKIRNKVSTRLKKFGMRVQYSAFEIEIKKTDYIKLYKEIASIIDKTDSVFFFPLSSYSESLILKLGQVKREEDVI
- the cas2 gene encoding CRISPR-associated endonuclease Cas2, which codes for MKYKFSNRITTYIIIYDILSDDVRGWVSLANRRRAKISRILLEYGMRTQKSVFELEITSKKEFSRMIKRLEKTMNKHDKVYIYPIDSKNKKKIKRLGYEIETDFFF
- a CDS encoding polyphosphate kinase 2 family protein, translating into MFERYMVTPEIPFDLNNIDPNFSENFKNKKDVEKEFSKLKEKLCDLQDILYAEGKRRILIVLQGMDTAGKDGTIKHVFKEVHLQGIRVANFKSPTATELAHDFLWRVHKEVPGNGEIVIFNRSHYEDVLITRVHKLIPEKIWIKRYEHIRNFEKLLFDEGTIILKFYLHISKDEQKKRLIERRDNPKKRWKLHKEDIEERKYWNDYINAYNEVIAETSTFYAPWYIIPANKKWFRNYIVAKIIVKKLESLNMKYPDPEPGIENIEIE
- the tsaD gene encoding tRNA (adenosine(37)-N6)-threonylcarbamoyltransferase complex transferase subunit TsaD, with the translated sequence MKVIGIDTSCDDTSVAVYDTDKGQVLSNIISSQYEAHKPYGGVVPEIAAREHLKNIEPVFLAALEKAHVEVSDIELVCVTNTPGLLPALLVGFTFAKGIAFARYIPFKAVHHIEAHIFSPFIKKQKIDFPFIALVVSGGHTILTITRNFKNHTVIGKTVDDAIGEAFDKVAKMLGLGYPGGPVIDKIFKEYSGEYLELPKPQVQGVSMSFSGLKTAVRRLIEKGHPKEQIAASFQRTAIDYVVGKLRKAIKETGIKRISVSGGVSANSYLREKLSELEEKEKVTVYLPDMEYTSDNGAMVAFTGYNLFKLDEEIGDPFTLNAYPSIPLTGVR
- a CDS encoding DUF3858 domain-containing protein, which encodes MASKERTHPYVIGYKMMKDSKITIKLPEDYNLYFLPENFSYKNSVGSINLWWKQLPNGKIEMSFKMKLEKAEIPVKEYGKLRELFNLTVKTLQNQIVILKKVER
- a CDS encoding DUF3857 domain-containing transglutaminase family protein, with translation MKSLILAILAFCVAINTYASTYGAKILKDNVKVKCYSDGRKEWIEEKEIKILSREGVKEFGEIVIPFSHEHQKVEILYAYTVLPDGRTVKPQKNAFNIVYPPFQAMAPIYSDLRYQTISMPAVKPGVILKYAFKVETVKPYMKNQFWTTNFFQSVYPVEHATFKLSVPADKKIKIKEYNFYKKPVIKRKAGRIEYFYELHNIPPIKEEPSMPPVGELAKKIAVTSLSSWNQVARWYSELAREAVEPDNYVKETTLKVIKGKKGKLEQIKAIYNFVAQNIRYVGLEFGINGYKPHTASSVLKNRYGDCKDHATLLIAMLKVIGIKGYPVLIPTQGVPDMDVDMPTPTAFNHEIAAIKLNGKWLYLDTTSDTVPFGELPASDQGRHVLIVDVENQKGFIEETPIYPAESNREEFIGNFTVDNSGNLKGNLLFNYTGVYAHRERAILSSFTTPYDEKQFIERTVSSVIPGFEVEKFKISNYKNLNKKMFTFLPTEAAHYLRQEQNILCYSTLLHQHTQD
- the selA gene encoding L-seryl-tRNA(Sec) selenium transferase, producing MKHRKEEIFRKIPSVNRLITLIPDEIKVEYKQGFLTEIARESLDFLRKKILAGEVEDFDDDFLKDLFLKFLEKRKIFNLRRVINATGVIIHTNLGRSPISEKVAEHIGNIVTGYSNLEIDLETGKRGLRYQNVEELLKRLTGAEAVCIVNNNAAAVLLVLSSLASGKEVIVSRGELIEIGGSFRIPDVMEQSGAVLREVGTTNKTKLKDYEAAITENTALLMKVHTSNYRILGFTESVSGKELVALGKKYGIPVYEDLGSGSFVDVRKFGLSYEPTVNDVLSGGVDVVSFSGDKLLGGPQAGIILGKKELIEKIRKHPLNRALRIDKMTLAALEATLKIYLEGKELEEIPVWKMVSQPVSEIERRAEKLVQKIGSVKGKAEVNIEEVVSEIGGGALPLETLPSFAVTIKPKNTTAEKVYRQLRRLPEPVIARIKDEKIVFDMRTVFDSEVEKLADSILEVLKKD